The Chitinophaga niabensis genomic interval AAACTTATTTCTACATCGTACCAGCGGCTTAACCTGCGCATGATATTATCCAGGTTGTCGTTATTAAAAACAAACATCCCGTCTTTCCACGCGATGGCATCTTCCATGAAAGGGTCTGTCACCACTTTGAAACGCCCGTCTTTGTACACCTGCATTTGCTGACCGGGGCGCAGCAGGTTATCTTTTATTTTCACCGCTCCTTCGAACAGGGAAGTTTTGATAGCGTGTTCATCGGCATAGGCCATTACATTGAAGTGCGTGCCTAATACTTCCACATCTACATCTGCCACGCTTACAATAAAAGGCGCCTGTGCATTGTGTGCTACTTCAAAGTAGGCTTCTCCTGTAAGTTTCACATTCCGTTCTTTCCCGGTGAACTCTGCGGGGAAGTACAGGGATGATTCTGCGTTCAGCCAAACCTTTGTGCCATCAGGCAGCATGATCTGGTATTGACCTCCGCGCGGCGTAACTACTTTATTATAATGGACCTCCTGGCTTGCAGGCTGGTCATTGCTTTGGTAAGCGAGTTGCCCGCCGGCTGTTTTTAAGATCGTTGTATTACCCTGTTTGCCCAATGCGCCGTTCTTGGAGCTGTCCAGTTCAATGGTAGTACCATCATACAGGGTAAGGATGGCTTTATTGGTACCGGGTGCCGCATCTTCTTTATAAGGATGCGTTTTGGTTGTTTGTACCGGCTTATTCCTTTGCAGTAAATAAGTTCCGGCGGTGATCACTAATAAAACGGCAGCTGCGGCAGCCAGGCGTTTTATCCATGGCCGGCGTTTGGCTGTTCTGTTGGCAATGGCTTGCTGCATGCGAAGGCGGAGGGCTTCTCCGTCCACAGGCAGTTCTTCGTGCGTATTGATGCCATCGTACCAATCGTGCAGCATTTTTTGTTCTGCGTCAGTAGCCGTCCCTTCCAGGAACTTTTGTGCCAGTTTATTGATTTGTTCTTGTTCCATGGTTGATTGTGGAAGGGTGTTTCTTATATAGAGTGCTTTGGAATACACTTACCCTTAGTGTGGAGAAAATATTTTTTACAGGAACCAGGAAAAGAAGTGAAATGCTTTTCCCAGGTTGAGGCGAATTACTTTTAAGGCTTTGGTGAGATGGGCTTCGGCGGTTTTGCGGGATATATTCAGTTCACGGGCCACATCTTCAAGGGGCTGGTCGTAGAGTTTGTTGGCGCGGAATACCAGGCGGCACTTTTCGGGGAGTTCACAGCTTAATTTATCCACGATCTCCAGCAGGAGCTTGTGATCTACATCTTTTGCATCCGTAACGGCAGGGTTCAGGCCACCGGCGGAAAGCTGGTGCTGCTGGCGTTGCTGTTCCCGGGCCATCCTGCGATAAACGGCATAACGGACCATGGCAGCCAGGTATTTGGGAAGACTTTCTATATGCAGGTCATGGCGTTTTTGCCAGATAGTAATAAATGCATCCTGTACGATTTCTTCTGCGGCGGTGGAATCTTTGAGATGATGAAAAGCAGTGGCATACAACCGGTCCCAGTATCGGCTGTAGATCTCATTGAACGCTATCCTGTTGTCTGCTTTGATTAAATCCAGTAATGCGTCATCCTCAAAAGTGGCCAGTGCATGCATAACAAAAACTAATACTGCATCTTATTTTTTGATAATTTCTATCTAAATGGTTGATTATTTGCACAAAATACACAATTGTGACTAATTGGCTGGTAATTATTTTACTGCTTCGTAAAACGGAGTTCCCTGCCGCCTTGTTTTACTACCAGGTCTCCATTCTCAAAACGGTTGTCTGAGGGAGCATCCATAATCACAAAATCATTATTGGAAGTAAAATACATCTGCATAGTATTGCCCATATTCTGCCGGATGAAAAGGGTGTTATCCTTTTCGGTTACGGTGAGGGTGATGTTCTGGAATTTGTAGGTGCCGGGGTATTGTTTCAATGTGTCTGCCGGTACAGTAGCCAGTGAACGTACACTGGTCTTATTGAATTCATTCCATCCGTAAGTGGCGCCAATACTTCTCATTACTTCCGTGATCACTTCAAAATTATCAGAATTCACCATGATCACCATACCGTTGCCGCCTTCGAGGCTTCCATAGTACACACATCTGAAACCCTCGTTACCGCCATTATGATTGAACCATTTGTTATCCATGATGAAAACACCCAGCGCGGCACTTTTATCAATATAAGGTGTGAGCCGCTTTTTGGTCATGGCCTGTGATAATACTTTGGAAGATCTGCCTTCATAGGCCAGTTGTGTTTCGATAATGTATTTACTGAGATCTACAGGATTTGTCCATAAGCCGGCGGCGCCCATTTCAGGATACACGTGATATTTTCCTTCTACCGGATTACCGTTTGCGCGGTATGCCGTAGCCAGCAGGTCTTTTTTGGAAACCGGCGCCGGCTGCGTATAAAAGCTGCTGGTCATACCCATAGGGTCCAGCACTTCCTTTTGCTGGTATTGATCATAGGCCCTGCCCGTTTGTTCTGTAAGGATCAGTTGAGATATAGTAGTGCCACCGCCGGAATACTGAAAACGCGTGCCCGAAGCAAATGCAGGTTTCACTTCCGGGGAGTTGGCTGGTTTCTTTCCCTGCAGGACCTGTTGCACAGTAGGCAATGTATCCTTTGCATCATACCCTCCAAATCCATGTACTGTAAGGCCTGCAGTATGGCTCAGGAGGTTCGCGATGGTGATCTTGCCGGAATCTGCGGAAGGATGCCAGCTTTTAAGGTACTTGTTAATGTCTTCGTCCAGGCTCAGTTTATTTTGTTCTACCAGTTTTAATATGCCCACTGCATTGAGGGATTTACTGATAGAGGCAGCCTGGAAAAGTGTTTGCGTGGTAACGGGCCTTTTTTCTTCCACATCTGCAAAACCATAACCGCGTGCCCATTCCAGTTTGTAATTCCTGATCACGGCAATGCTGATACCCGGTACCCTGTAATACTTCATCCGTTCCAGGAGGTTGA includes:
- a CDS encoding FecR family protein, giving the protein MEQEQINKLAQKFLEGTATDAEQKMLHDWYDGINTHEELPVDGEALRLRMQQAIANRTAKRRPWIKRLAAAAAVLLVITAGTYLLQRNKPVQTTKTHPYKEDAAPGTNKAILTLYDGTTIELDSSKNGALGKQGNTTILKTAGGQLAYQSNDQPASQEVHYNKVVTPRGGQYQIMLPDGTKVWLNAESSLYFPAEFTGKERNVKLTGEAYFEVAHNAQAPFIVSVADVDVEVLGTHFNVMAYADEHAIKTSLFEGAVKIKDNLLRPGQQMQVYKDGRFKVVTDPFMEDAIAWKDGMFVFNNDNLDNIMRRLSRWYDVEISFSTDKIRNNEFTGQISRHEKLSEVLKMLELTDAVHFEIERKKIIAMP
- a CDS encoding RNA polymerase sigma factor; the protein is MHALATFEDDALLDLIKADNRIAFNEIYSRYWDRLYATAFHHLKDSTAAEEIVQDAFITIWQKRHDLHIESLPKYLAAMVRYAVYRRMAREQQRQQHQLSAGGLNPAVTDAKDVDHKLLLEIVDKLSCELPEKCRLVFRANKLYDQPLEDVARELNISRKTAEAHLTKALKVIRLNLGKAFHFFSWFL
- a CDS encoding serine hydrolase domain-containing protein, whose product is MRCAVTFLLLCLTISCFSQEKYSAETEEKIRQVENSLGSWVSFDNAPPLKLNLLERMKYYRVPGISIAVIRNYKLEWARGYGFADVEEKRPVTTQTLFQAASISKSLNAVGILKLVEQNKLSLDEDINKYLKSWHPSADSGKITIANLLSHTAGLTVHGFGGYDAKDTLPTVQQVLQGKKPANSPEVKPAFASGTRFQYSGGGTTISQLILTEQTGRAYDQYQQKEVLDPMGMTSSFYTQPAPVSKKDLLATAYRANGNPVEGKYHVYPEMGAAGLWTNPVDLSKYIIETQLAYEGRSSKVLSQAMTKKRLTPYIDKSAALGVFIMDNKWFNHNGGNEGFRCVYYGSLEGGNGMVIMVNSDNFEVITEVMRSIGATYGWNEFNKTSVRSLATVPADTLKQYPGTYKFQNITLTVTEKDNTLFIRQNMGNTMQMYFTSNNDFVIMDAPSDNRFENGDLVVKQGGRELRFTKQ